A portion of the Tachysurus vachellii isolate PV-2020 chromosome 14, HZAU_Pvac_v1, whole genome shotgun sequence genome contains these proteins:
- the LOC132856986 gene encoding uncharacterized protein LOC132856986 produces MSLLYISILWVCACVDSVESLVTVSAPVGSTVILPCKVTGLSAQSTHFRWSTGYVIVFERSMYGSRVSSGYEGRVDVPVDELRKGNCSLVLKDVRITDDRFYKTFSVELRYNRRPNIWREIKRVDLSVDVVWNITAQEGSTAVLPCKWSNLPVQTPHVQWFIDSEIVFERKGKESFDGEGYEGRVDVPEDELLKGNCSLVLKNVSVNDAAVYRSSLLLKNKEETRLVQMVTFSVDAKPQKKEDVTPAPSGEAGINCPHPLILIMSFLMCLLFAR; encoded by the exons ATGTCCCTCCTTTATATTTCCATCTTATgggtctgtgcctgtgtgg ACAGTGTAGAATCTCTGGTTACTGTATCAGCTCCAGTGGGTTCCACAGTCATCCTGCCGTGTAAAGTGACCGGACTCTCTGCCCAATCGACACATTTTCGGTGGAGCACTGGATATGTGATAGTGTTTGAGCGAAGCATGTATGGTAGCAGGGTGAGTTCAGGATATGAAGGACGTGTGGATGTTCCTGTGGATGAGCTGCGTAAAGGAAACTGTTCCCTGGTGTTGAAGGACGTCAGAATCACTGATGATCGTTTTTACAAAACGTTTTCGGTGGAACTCAGGTACAATAGGCGACCTAACATATGGAGAGAAATTAAAAGAGTTGATCTCTCAGTCGATG TGGTTTGGAACATAACAGCCCAAGAAGGTTCCACAGCTGTCCTGCCGTGTAAATGGAGCAATCTGCCTGTCCAAACACCTCACGTTCAGTGGTTTATCGATTCTGAGATTGTGTTTGAGCGAAAGGGTAAAGAATCGTTTGATGGTGAAGGATATGAGGGTCGTGTGGACGTTCCTGAGGACGAGCTTCTTAAAGGAAACTGTTCCTTAGTGTTGAAGAACGTCAGTGTTAATGATGCTGCTGTCTACAGAAGCTCTTTGTTACTGAAAAACAAAGAGGAAACACGCTTGGTTCAGATGGTTACTTTCTCTGTTGATG caaaaccccaaaaaaagGAAGACGTAACACCAGCTCCCTCAG GTGAAGCAGGAATAAATTGCCCTCATCCTCTGATCCTCATCATGTCCTTCCTCATGTGTTTACTTTTCGCACGTTGA
- the LOC132857078 gene encoding macrophage mannose receptor 1-like, translating to MVTVSVLFFLLSASTPPVQSHLTSLHIIPVHMNQTEARKACRENYTDLVTVYSDGDNTKLAELTIKAGNVSGWIGLYRGGKWSNGDPVTYRNLTGDCGTWSYCAAMKADGSWESLQCTVTRNFMCYEQDASSQTRNYHLILETKTWYEAQCYCRQNYTDLVSIRDQKHNEEVMIKGLNSTTPFWIGLLCDDWQWIDGGISAYRNWDSGELQKQNSCAVVIGGRWYLVPCSNDHSALCYYTSIHVSEEALSWENALDYCDKKNRAGLLQIESDHDQTDVENELRRRRVSEPVWVGLRQSQLFGFWIWPDGKAVFPYSNWDEGKQPEHQLSQHCGAIVPQKSYRWRDMNCKAQYRALCHIRCSP from the exons ATGGTAACCGTGTCAGTCCTGTTTTTCCTGCTCTCAG CTTCTACTCCACCAGTCCAGAGTCATCTCACTTCCCTCCATATCATTCCGGTTCACATGAATCAGACTGAGGCCCGGAAAGCTTGCAGAGAAAATTACACCGACCTCGTCACTGTGTACTCTGATGGAGACAACACTAAACTGGCTGAACTGACGATAAAGGCTGGTAATGTTTCTGGCTGGATCGGACTCTATCGCGGTGGGAAATGGTCTAATGGTGATCCTGTAACATACAGAAATCTGACAGGGGATTGTGGGACATGGAGCTACTGTGCTGCTATGAAGGCTGATGGTTCGTGGGAGAGTCTTCAGTGCACAGTGACAAGAAATTTCATGTGCTATGAACAAG ATGCTTCCTCACAGACTCGTAATTATCATCTAATCCTTGAGACTAAGACCTGGTATGAAGCTCAGTGTTACTGTAGACAGAACTACACTGACCTGGTCAGCATCAGAGATCAGAAGCACAATGAAGAGGTGATGATTAAAGGGTTAAACAGTACCACACCCTTCTGGATCGGCCTGCTGTGTGATGACTGGCAGTGGATTGATGGAGGAATCTCTGCCTACAGAAACTGGGATAGCGGTGaacttcaaaaacaaaacagctgtgCAGTAGTGATAGGAGGGAGATGGTACTTAGTCCCGTGCAGTAATGATCACTCTGCTTTGTGCTACTACA CTTCCATACATGTGAGTGAAGAGGCTCTGAGCTGGGAGAATGCGCTGGATTACTGTGATAAAAAGAACAGAGCTGGATTGTTGCAGATTGAGTCTGACCATGACCAGACTGATGTGGAGAATGAGCTCAGAAGGAGGCGTGTCTCTGAGCCTGTGTGGGTGGGGCTTAGACAGAGCCAGCTCTTTGGGTTCTGGATTTGGCCCGATGGGAAAGCTGTGTTTCCGTACTCCAACTGGGATGAAGGGAAACAGCCTGAGCATCAACTCTCTCAGCACTGTGGTGCCATCGTTCCACAAAAGAGCTACAGATGGAGAGATATGAACTGTAAGGCTCAGTACAGAGCTCTCTGTCACATCAGATGTTCTCCATGA